From the genome of Ectobacillus sp. JY-23, one region includes:
- a CDS encoding KH domain-containing protein codes for MTGLIETIVKALVDHPEDVLVTQDSNNGSITYRLTVHPEDVGKVIGKQGRIAKAIRTVVYAAGHSKSEKITLEIM; via the coding sequence ATGACAGGGTTAATCGAAACGATTGTAAAAGCCCTTGTGGATCATCCTGAAGATGTATTGGTTACACAAGATTCCAATAACGGAAGTATCACGTATCGATTAACTGTACATCCTGAGGATGTAGGGAAAGTCATTGGAAAGCAAGGGCGTATCGCGAAAGCTATTCGAACAGTCGTTTATGCGGCTGGTCATAGCAAAAGTGAAAAAATTACGCTCGAGATTATGTAA
- the rpsP gene encoding 30S ribosomal protein S16, giving the protein MAVKIRLKRMGAKKSPFYRVVVADARSPRDGRFIEEIGYYNPVAQPAEVKINEELALKWLQNGAKPSDTVRNLFSNQGILEKFHLAKQGK; this is encoded by the coding sequence ATGGCAGTTAAAATTCGTTTAAAACGTATGGGAGCTAAAAAATCTCCTTTCTATCGTGTAGTTGTTGCAGATGCTCGTTCTCCTCGTGACGGACGTTTCATCGAAGAAATTGGTTACTACAATCCAGTAGCACAACCAGCTGAAGTTAAAATCAACGAAGAACTTGCGTTGAAATGGTTACAAAACGGTGCGAAGCCATCTGATACAGTTCGCAACTTGTTCTCTAACCAAGGAATTCTTGAGAAATTCCATTTAGCTAAACAAGGTAAGTAA
- the ffh gene encoding signal recognition particle protein, producing the protein MAFEGLADRLQQTLQKIRGKGKVTEADVKEMMREVRLALLEADVNFKVVKDFVKRVSERAIGQDVMKSLTPGQQVIKVVQEELTELMGGSESKIAVAKRPPTVIMMVGLQGAGKTTTTGKLANLLRKKYNRKPLLVAADIYRPAAIKQLETLGKQLDMPVFSLGDKISPVEIARQAIEKAKEEHHDYVLIDTAGRLHIDEELMDELQQVKELSKPDEIFLVVDAMTGQDAVNVAQSFHDQLGLTGVVLTKLDGDTRGGAALSIKAVTGTPIKFVGMGEKLDALETFHPERMASRILGMGDVLTLIEKAQFAVDEEKAKELEQKMRSLSFTLDDFLEQLGQVRKLGPLDEILGMLPGANKIKGLKNAQVDEKQIGHVEAIIRSMTTAEREQPEIINASRKKRIAKGSGTTVQEVNRLLKQFEDMKKMMKAMTNMQKGKKKGGFKFPFM; encoded by the coding sequence ATGGCATTTGAGGGATTAGCCGACCGACTTCAACAGACATTACAAAAAATTCGCGGCAAAGGGAAAGTAACCGAGGCTGACGTAAAAGAAATGATGCGCGAAGTGCGCCTTGCTTTATTAGAAGCAGACGTAAATTTTAAAGTAGTAAAAGATTTTGTCAAACGGGTATCAGAGCGCGCAATTGGACAAGACGTAATGAAGAGTCTTACGCCGGGACAACAAGTCATCAAGGTTGTTCAAGAAGAATTAACCGAGTTGATGGGTGGATCTGAGAGTAAGATTGCCGTTGCTAAGCGTCCGCCGACAGTCATCATGATGGTCGGATTACAAGGTGCCGGTAAAACGACAACAACGGGAAAACTTGCAAATTTATTACGTAAAAAGTATAATCGTAAGCCTTTACTTGTTGCTGCTGATATTTATCGTCCTGCTGCCATTAAGCAGCTTGAAACACTTGGTAAGCAGCTTGATATGCCTGTATTTTCACTAGGAGATAAAATAAGTCCTGTGGAAATTGCAAGACAAGCAATTGAAAAAGCAAAAGAAGAGCATCATGATTATGTTCTGATTGATACAGCAGGGCGTCTGCATATTGATGAAGAGCTAATGGATGAATTACAACAGGTTAAGGAATTGTCTAAGCCTGACGAAATCTTCCTTGTTGTTGATGCAATGACAGGACAAGATGCTGTAAATGTTGCCCAAAGTTTCCATGATCAACTTGGCTTAACAGGGGTTGTTCTTACAAAACTAGATGGTGATACACGCGGTGGTGCGGCCCTTTCTATTAAAGCAGTAACAGGAACACCGATTAAGTTTGTTGGTATGGGTGAAAAATTGGATGCACTTGAAACCTTCCATCCGGAGCGCATGGCTTCGCGTATTTTAGGTATGGGGGACGTACTTACGCTTATTGAAAAAGCGCAGTTTGCAGTTGACGAAGAGAAAGCAAAAGAATTAGAACAGAAAATGCGTTCTTTATCCTTTACACTTGATGATTTCTTGGAGCAACTCGGACAAGTACGTAAATTGGGACCTTTGGATGAAATTCTTGGTATGCTTCCGGGAGCAAATAAAATCAAAGGTTTAAAAAATGCCCAGGTTGATGAAAAACAAATTGGGCATGTTGAAGCTATCATTCGTTCTATGACAACAGCGGAACGAGAACAGCCAGAAATCATTAATGCTAGTCGTAAAAAACGAATTGCAAAGGGAAGCGGTACAACTGTACAAGAAGTGAATCGCTTGCTGAAGCAATTTGAAGACATGAAAAAGATGATGAAGGCCATGACAAATATGCAAAAAGGTAAGAAAAAAGGCGGATTTAAGTTTCCGTTCATGTAA
- a CDS encoding putative DNA-binding protein, whose product MLEKTTRMNYLFDFYQSLLTPKQRSYMSLYYLDDYSLGEIAEEFEVSRQAVYDNIKRTEAMLEEYEDKLLLLKKFQDRKQLLVKLKDLISNEHVHEEVKQVVEAIEKLE is encoded by the coding sequence ATGCTCGAAAAAACAACGAGAATGAACTATTTATTTGATTTTTATCAATCGTTGTTAACACCGAAGCAACGGAGCTATATGTCGCTGTATTATCTAGACGACTATTCACTTGGAGAAATTGCTGAGGAATTTGAAGTAAGCCGTCAAGCGGTGTATGATAATATAAAGCGTACAGAAGCAATGCTTGAGGAGTATGAAGATAAGCTGTTACTGTTGAAAAAGTTCCAAGATCGTAAGCAGCTTCTTGTAAAACTTAAAGACTTAATCAGCAACGAGCATGTACATGAAGAAGTGAAACAAGTTGTTGAAGCTATTGAAAAATTAGAATAG
- the ftsY gene encoding signal recognition particle-docking protein FtsY yields the protein MSFFKKLKETISRQTDAVTEKFKSGLEKTRNSFSEKVNDLVFRYRKVDEDFFEELEEILIGADVGITTVMDLIDQLKEEVQRRNIQDPRDLQSVISEKLIAIYRGGEEFSNELNMQDGLTVILFVGVNGVGKTTTIGKLAHKLKGEGKSVVMAAGDTFRAGAIEQLEVWGERVGVDVIKQAPGSDPAAVMYDAIQAAKARKADVLLCDTAGRLQNKVNLMKELEKVKRVIEREVPGAPHEVLLVIDATTGQNGLSQAKTFREATDVSGIVLTKLDGTAKGGIVLAIRKEMSVPVKFVGLGEKMDDLQQFDPEQYVYGLFADLVETAE from the coding sequence ATGAGTTTTTTTAAAAAGTTAAAAGAAACGATTTCACGACAAACAGATGCTGTTACGGAGAAATTTAAAAGTGGGCTTGAGAAAACCCGTAATTCCTTTTCAGAAAAAGTGAACGATCTCGTGTTTCGTTACAGAAAAGTAGATGAAGATTTCTTTGAAGAGCTGGAAGAAATCTTAATTGGTGCGGATGTTGGTATTACAACAGTTATGGATTTAATAGATCAGCTGAAAGAAGAAGTGCAGCGTCGTAATATTCAAGACCCACGTGATTTACAAAGTGTTATTTCTGAAAAACTCATTGCCATTTATAGAGGCGGTGAAGAATTTAGTAATGAATTGAACATGCAAGACGGACTAACTGTTATCTTATTTGTTGGGGTAAACGGTGTAGGGAAGACGACAACCATTGGCAAGCTTGCACATAAGCTTAAGGGTGAGGGGAAATCGGTCGTAATGGCAGCTGGGGATACATTCCGGGCCGGTGCAATTGAGCAATTAGAGGTATGGGGAGAACGCGTTGGTGTAGATGTTATTAAACAAGCGCCCGGTTCAGATCCGGCGGCTGTGATGTATGACGCAATTCAAGCAGCGAAAGCGCGCAAGGCAGACGTACTTCTTTGTGATACAGCAGGTCGTTTGCAAAATAAGGTAAACTTGATGAAAGAGCTTGAAAAAGTAAAACGTGTTATTGAACGTGAGGTGCCTGGTGCACCGCATGAAGTACTGCTAGTAATTGATGCGACAACAGGCCAAAATGGATTGAGCCAAGCGAAAACATTCCGTGAAGCAACAGACGTGTCTGGGATCGTCTTAACAAAGCTTGATGGTACAGCAAAAGGCGGTATTGTGCTAGCGATTCGCAAAGAAATGAGTGTACCTGTTAAGTTTGTAGGGTTAGGGGAAAAAATGGATGATCTGCAACAGTTTGATCCAGAGCAGTATGTATACGGATTGTTTGCAGATTTAGTGGAGACAGCGGAGTAA
- the smc gene encoding chromosome segregation protein SMC, whose amino-acid sequence MFLKRLEIAGFKSFAERVSIDFVPGVTAVVGPNGSGKSNITDAIRWVLGEQSVKSLRGAKMEDVIFAGSDSRRALNVAEVTLTLDNEDERLPVAYSEVSVTRRVYRSGESDFFINKQSCRLKDIVDLFMDSGMGREAFSIISQGKVEQILSSKAEDRRSIFEEAAGVLKYKTRKKKAEAKLEETQENLHRVEDIIHELSAQIEPLRMQASAAKDYLEQKEALEQVEAALIVHEIEELHKKWEKLLAELEQNKERELQLATKLQKDEAFIEELRSQVQAVDESVASLQEVLLLTSKELEKLEGQRELLKERKKNASAHSVQLQESIDALVSKLAGYEKNIVYENQVLHRMKEHVAEIKQKLEEKEIAIANLEQNLDEQIESLKADYIEVLNEQAGYRNELVMLEEQAGQYAFKNKRLDEENAKYLQLRKEVQAKKERLIFQYQEMETNTQNTMHLLRETEHALEQRKKQCAIDESKLYQAYQFLQQMRSRKEMLEEMQEDYAGFYQGVREVLRARGTALQGIEGAVAELIAVPQKYEVAIETTLGAAMQHVVVETEAHGRAAIAFLKTNQYGRATFLPLRVMKGKNIGAEVLHTAQQHPAFLGVAADLVQYDPKYKAIVYNLLGTVLVTADLKAANELARLIQYRYRIVTLDGDIVNPGGAMTGGAVKQARTSLLGRQRELETTVEKLKDMEAKTHALEKLVREAKREIEEKEILLAKLRQQLDEIRPNEQKLVAELAQVESEEQRVNERLSMYDLEMEGFQEDELKVKERQSQLKDKLVLIQKNLQNMDENLAKLTKRKQEQAALRDRLQAEITDLKVQDAQQQQRLSNQQEKTIRLREEQNETTELLTKTREDLLFLKQEMSSNSSGEQQIEKRIMQKAQDSEQTTELISTRRKQRFEMQGKLESLELETRETKRNHKYLLDVTKDQEVQANRLDVELENRLQHLREEYGVSFEAAKVKYPMLITAEEARKKVRLVKTSIEELGTVNLGAIDEYDRVSERYTFLLTQRDDLREAKETLHQVIGEMDEEMKKRFSFTFEAIRAEFQFIFKELFGGGRADLVLTDTKDILHTGVDIVAQPPGKKLQNLGLLSGGERALTAIALLFAILKVRPVPFCVLDEVEAALDEANVARFAQYLKRFSNETQFIVITHRKGTMEECDVLYGVTMQESGVSKLVSVRLDEPVTNE is encoded by the coding sequence ATGTTCCTCAAAAGATTAGAAATAGCCGGATTTAAATCTTTTGCTGAAAGAGTGTCCATTGATTTCGTTCCTGGTGTCACAGCTGTAGTGGGACCAAACGGAAGTGGGAAAAGTAATATAACAGATGCAATCAGATGGGTTCTTGGCGAACAATCTGTAAAGTCTTTGCGCGGTGCCAAAATGGAAGATGTTATTTTTGCAGGAAGCGATTCCCGCAGGGCCCTAAATGTGGCTGAGGTGACACTGACACTTGATAATGAAGATGAACGCTTACCGGTAGCGTATAGCGAAGTCAGTGTAACGAGACGAGTGTATCGTTCTGGTGAGAGTGATTTCTTTATAAATAAACAGTCATGTCGCTTAAAAGATATTGTGGACTTATTTATGGATTCCGGTATGGGACGGGAAGCTTTCTCTATTATTAGTCAGGGGAAAGTAGAGCAAATTTTAAGCAGCAAGGCAGAGGATAGACGCAGTATTTTTGAGGAAGCAGCAGGTGTATTAAAGTATAAAACACGCAAAAAAAAGGCAGAAGCGAAGCTTGAAGAGACCCAAGAAAACTTACATCGTGTAGAAGACATTATTCATGAGCTGAGCGCACAAATTGAGCCGCTTCGCATGCAGGCATCCGCAGCAAAGGATTATTTAGAGCAAAAAGAAGCGCTGGAACAAGTAGAGGCTGCTTTGATTGTACATGAGATTGAAGAATTGCATAAAAAGTGGGAGAAGTTACTTGCAGAGCTGGAACAAAACAAAGAAAGAGAATTGCAGCTAGCTACAAAACTGCAAAAAGATGAAGCTTTTATTGAAGAATTACGCTCTCAGGTACAGGCTGTAGATGAATCAGTTGCTTCTTTGCAGGAAGTTTTGCTTTTAACAAGCAAAGAGTTGGAGAAATTGGAGGGACAGCGGGAGCTTTTAAAAGAAAGAAAGAAAAATGCAAGTGCCCATTCAGTGCAACTGCAAGAAAGTATTGATGCGTTAGTGTCCAAGCTTGCTGGATATGAGAAAAATATTGTCTACGAGAATCAAGTGTTGCATAGGATGAAAGAACATGTGGCAGAGATTAAGCAGAAATTAGAGGAAAAAGAAATTGCAATTGCCAATTTAGAACAGAACTTAGATGAGCAAATTGAGTCATTAAAAGCAGATTATATTGAAGTTTTAAATGAACAGGCTGGCTATCGCAATGAATTGGTGATGCTTGAGGAACAAGCGGGACAATATGCATTTAAAAATAAGCGCCTAGATGAAGAAAACGCCAAGTATCTTCAGTTAAGAAAGGAAGTGCAAGCCAAAAAAGAGCGCTTAATTTTCCAATATCAAGAAATGGAAACCAATACGCAAAATACCATGCATTTGTTGCGAGAAACAGAACATGCATTAGAACAGCGCAAAAAGCAATGTGCGATAGATGAAAGCAAGCTGTATCAAGCATATCAATTTTTACAACAAATGCGTTCCAGAAAAGAAATGTTGGAAGAAATGCAAGAGGATTACGCCGGATTTTATCAAGGTGTGCGTGAAGTGTTAAGAGCACGAGGCACTGCGCTACAAGGAATTGAAGGAGCTGTTGCGGAACTCATTGCAGTACCTCAAAAATATGAAGTTGCGATTGAAACGACACTAGGTGCTGCTATGCAACATGTTGTAGTAGAAACAGAAGCGCATGGTCGTGCAGCCATCGCTTTTCTAAAAACAAATCAATACGGGAGAGCAACATTTTTGCCGCTGCGTGTAATGAAAGGAAAGAATATTGGTGCAGAAGTATTACATACAGCTCAGCAGCATCCGGCATTTTTAGGTGTAGCTGCCGATTTGGTTCAATATGATCCAAAATATAAAGCAATTGTTTACAATTTGCTAGGTACTGTTTTAGTAACAGCGGATTTAAAAGCAGCGAATGAATTAGCACGTCTCATACAGTATCGCTATCGTATTGTTACTCTAGACGGAGATATTGTAAATCCAGGAGGTGCTATGACTGGTGGTGCTGTAAAGCAGGCACGCACATCGCTGCTTGGCAGACAGCGTGAGCTGGAAACAACTGTTGAAAAGCTAAAAGATATGGAGGCAAAAACGCATGCTCTAGAGAAGCTGGTTCGTGAAGCAAAGCGTGAGATAGAAGAAAAGGAAATTCTTCTTGCCAAGCTTCGTCAGCAATTGGATGAAATACGCCCGAATGAGCAAAAGCTAGTAGCTGAGTTGGCACAGGTAGAATCTGAGGAACAAAGGGTGAACGAGCGCCTTTCTATGTATGATTTAGAGATGGAAGGGTTCCAAGAAGATGAGTTAAAGGTAAAAGAGCGTCAGAGTCAATTAAAAGACAAGCTCGTACTCATTCAGAAAAATCTTCAAAATATGGATGAAAACCTTGCTAAGCTGACTAAACGAAAGCAGGAACAAGCTGCCTTGCGGGATAGACTGCAAGCGGAAATAACTGATTTAAAGGTACAAGATGCACAACAACAACAAAGGTTGTCTAATCAACAGGAAAAAACAATTCGACTGAGAGAAGAGCAAAACGAAACAACCGAATTGCTGACAAAAACACGAGAAGACCTCTTGTTCTTAAAGCAAGAGATGAGCTCAAATTCAAGTGGCGAGCAGCAAATTGAAAAGCGTATCATGCAGAAAGCACAGGATAGTGAGCAAACAACAGAATTAATAAGTACGCGGCGTAAACAACGTTTTGAGATGCAGGGCAAATTGGAAAGTTTAGAATTGGAAACGCGTGAAACAAAACGAAATCATAAGTACTTGTTGGATGTCACCAAAGATCAAGAGGTACAAGCAAATCGTTTAGACGTAGAGCTTGAAAATAGGTTACAACACTTGCGTGAAGAATATGGTGTATCATTTGAAGCTGCCAAAGTAAAATATCCAATGCTAATAACTGCCGAGGAAGCGCGTAAAAAAGTCCGCCTTGTCAAAACATCAATTGAAGAGTTAGGCACTGTAAACTTAGGTGCAATCGATGAATATGATAGAGTTTCAGAACGTTATACGTTTCTTCTTACACAGCGCGACGATCTGCGTGAAGCAAAGGAGACGTTACACCAGGTCATTGGAGAAATGGATGAAGAAATGAAAAAGCGTTTCTCTTTTACGTTTGAGGCCATTCGAGCAGAATTCCAATTTATCTTTAAAGAATTGTTTGGCGGTGGGCGCGCTGACCTTGTTTTGACTGATACAAAAGATATTCTGCATACAGGAGTTGATATTGTAGCACAACCTCCTGGTAAGAAGCTGCAGAATCTTGGGCTGTTATCAGGCGGAGAGCGTGCTTTGACTGCAATTGCGCTACTGTTTGCTATTTTAAAGGTACGACCTGTACCGTTTTGTGTACTAGATGAGGTAGAAGCCGCTCTTGATGAAGCAAATGTAGCACGCTTTGCACAGTATTTAAAGCGATTCAGTAATGAAACGCAATTTATTGTTATTACGCACCGAAAAGGTACAATGGAAGAATGTGATGTTCTCTATGGTGTGACAATGCAAGAGTCGGGTGTGTCTAAGCTGGTATCAGTTCGATTAGATGAGCCGGTTACAAATGAATAG
- the rnc gene encoding ribonuclease III, with amino-acid sequence MPYRRQRDKRTELKYREAFKKFQDDIGIVFKNERLLIQAFTHSSYVNEHRKKPHEDNERLEFLGDAVLELTVSQYLFQKYPTMSEGELTKMRAAIVCEPSLVRFANELSFGNLVLLGKGEEMTGGRERPALLADVFEAFIGALYLDQGLETVWGFLKNIVYPKINDGAFSHVMDFKSQLQELIQRDGSGSIEYQILQEKGPAHNREFVSRVTLNGSALGLGSGRSKKEAEQHAAEEALKKLKEHQ; translated from the coding sequence ATGCCGTACAGACGACAGAGAGATAAGAGAACTGAATTGAAATATCGAGAAGCATTTAAAAAGTTTCAAGACGACATTGGGATTGTATTCAAAAATGAAAGATTGCTAATTCAAGCTTTCACGCATTCATCGTATGTGAATGAGCATCGTAAAAAACCTCATGAAGATAACGAGCGTTTGGAATTTTTGGGTGATGCAGTGCTTGAGCTCACAGTTTCACAATATTTGTTTCAAAAGTACCCGACAATGAGTGAAGGAGAATTGACAAAAATGCGCGCAGCTATCGTGTGTGAACCATCGCTTGTGCGATTTGCCAATGAGCTTTCCTTCGGTAACCTAGTTCTTCTTGGTAAAGGTGAGGAAATGACTGGAGGACGAGAACGTCCAGCGTTGCTAGCTGACGTATTTGAGGCGTTTATCGGCGCTCTGTACTTAGACCAGGGGCTTGAAACGGTATGGGGCTTTTTGAAAAACATTGTATATCCAAAAATCAACGATGGTGCTTTTTCTCATGTGATGGATTTTAAAAGTCAGCTTCAGGAACTCATTCAGCGTGACGGAAGCGGTAGCATTGAATATCAGATTTTGCAAGAAAAGGGTCCAGCACATAATAGAGAGTTTGTGTCGCGTGTGACATTAAACGGGTCCGCTTTAGGACTTGGCAGCGGTAGATCGAAAAAAGAAGCGGAGCAACATGCTGCTGAAGAAGCTTTAAAAAAATTAAAAGAACATCAATAG
- the acpP gene encoding acyl carrier protein produces MADVLERVTKIIVDRLGVDETEVAPSASFKEDLGADSLDVVELVMQLEDEFEMEISDEDAEKIATVGDAVSYIESHL; encoded by the coding sequence ATGGCAGATGTTTTAGAGCGTGTAACGAAAATTATCGTTGACCGTCTAGGTGTAGACGAGACTGAAGTGGCACCTTCTGCAAGCTTTAAAGAAGATTTAGGGGCAGATTCCCTTGATGTTGTAGAACTTGTAATGCAATTAGAAGACGAGTTTGAAATGGAAATTTCTGATGAAGACGCAGAAAAGATTGCTACTGTTGGTGATGCTGTTTCTTACATAGAGAGCCACCTATAA
- the fabG gene encoding 3-oxoacyl-[acyl-carrier-protein] reductase, giving the protein MLTGQVALVTGASRGIGRAVALDLARQGASIIVNYAGNEVKANEVVDEIKALGSAAIAVKADVANGEEVAELIKTATDAFGKIDILVNNAGITKDNLLMRMKEEEWDAVINTNLKGVFLCTKAVSRLMMRQRYGRIINVASVVGVTGNPGQANYVAAKAGVIGFTKTAAKELAARNITVNAIAPGFIVTDMTDILSEGIKDDLLKLIPLAKLGAAEDIANAVTFLASEKSGYITGQTLHVDGGMAM; this is encoded by the coding sequence ATGCTAACAGGTCAAGTTGCATTAGTGACGGGGGCATCTCGAGGAATTGGACGTGCTGTCGCTCTTGATTTAGCCAGACAGGGTGCTAGCATCATTGTTAACTATGCAGGGAATGAAGTAAAGGCTAACGAAGTAGTTGATGAAATAAAAGCTCTAGGATCAGCAGCAATTGCAGTCAAGGCTGATGTGGCAAATGGAGAAGAAGTTGCAGAACTGATTAAAACAGCCACAGACGCATTCGGTAAAATTGATATTTTAGTCAATAATGCTGGTATTACGAAAGATAATTTGCTCATGCGAATGAAAGAAGAAGAATGGGATGCAGTCATCAACACGAATTTAAAAGGCGTGTTTTTATGTACAAAAGCTGTATCTCGTCTGATGATGCGTCAACGCTATGGTCGCATTATTAATGTAGCATCAGTAGTGGGTGTAACAGGAAATCCGGGACAAGCAAACTATGTGGCAGCAAAAGCTGGTGTTATTGGCTTTACAAAAACAGCTGCAAAGGAATTGGCAGCTCGTAATATCACGGTAAACGCCATTGCGCCCGGCTTTATTGTAACCGATATGACGGATATATTATCTGAAGGTATTAAAGACGACTTGTTAAAGCTTATTCCACTCGCCAAGCTTGGTGCAGCTGAAGATATTGCAAATGCTGTTACGTTCTTGGCGTCAGAAAAAAGCGGCTATATCACCGGGCAAACCTTGCATGTAGATGGCGGAATGGCTATGTAA